The Streptomyces sp. NBC_00224 genome contains the following window.
TAGGTTCGTCGGTGGATCCGGATCGGATCTCGTATTGGACTCACTCAGATGGGGGAGGGACATGACTCGCGGGGGAGGCATGACTCAGAGTTCGTCAGAGGCAGTGCTGGAGCCTCATATACCTGTCCAGCGTGGTCCAGGTGGACCACACCTGATCGAAGAGGGCGTGTCGGAAGCGGTACGCAGGGTGGCGGGCCTCTCCCGGGGCCGGCGGATCCTCGTGGTCGACAGTGACGTCGACGGCGCGGAGTCCCTGGTGTGCCGACTGCGCAGGCACGGCCACGAAGCCATCGGCGTGAAGAGCGGCAGCACCGCCCTGCAGGCGTACGAGGACGTCGACCTCGTCCTGCTCGACCTCGAACTTCCGGACCTGGACGGCCTGGAGGTCTGCCGGGCCATCCGCTCGGTCAGCGGCATCCCGGTCATCATCGTCACGGCCCGCGGCTCCGAGCTCGACTGCGTCCTCGGCCTCCAGGCCGGCGCGGACGACTATGTGGTCAAGCCGTACGGCTTCCGGGAATTAATGGCACGGATCGAAGCCGTCATGCGACGAGCGAGGTTCCAGCCGCCCGTGGCCAGAGAGATCTTGCACGGGCGGTTGCGCATTGACGTGAGCTCCCGCGAGGTGAGCCTGGACGGCCGCGAGGTGGGGCTGACCCGCAAGGAATTCGATCTGCTCTGCCTGCTCGCGTCCCATCCGGACACCGTCATTCCGCGTAAGCGCCTGCTGCAGCAGGTCTGGGGTGACTCATGGTCGCGCCGCACTGTCGACACCCATGTCAGCAGTCTTCGCGGCAAGCTCGGCGACAGCGGATGGATCATTACCGTGCGAGGGGTCGGCTTCAAGCTGGGCAACGGGTGAATCTTCGCCTTTCCGCCCGCCGGGAACAAGAGAAAAACAAGTTGAACAACCGTCATAAATCCAGAGAATTCTTTGGTGCGGCAGCCTGGTAATGGCTACCAAGAGTAAGACGGGTTTTCGGCCGGGGCCTGCGGGGTAATGACATTACCCCGCAGGCCCCGTCGCTTTACCAGTGATTCCCCGGAATATCAATTCCGTGCAACATCCGCATCTGCACACCCGGAACATCCCGGAACACCCCTCTACACCTGAAAGGCCCCCGCGACCGGACGAGCCGGACCGCGGGGGCCTTTCAGGTGTACTGCCGCCGGTTGCCTACGGGTTGAGGACCCATGCGGAGTTGTGCTGGTTGAAGCCGATGTGCGGGTAGTAGTCCACCGCGGCCGGCGCAGACAGCAGGATGACCTTGGCCTGCGGGGCCTCCTTCTGCGTGGCGTCGATCAGCGCCCGGCCGATCCCCGAGCGCTGGTAGTCGCCGCTCACCGCGATGTCCGAGAGGTACGTCGCGTAGCTGAAGTCGGAGATGCTGCGGGCGATGCCGATGAGCCTGCCCTCCGCACGGGCCACGACCACGAGATTGGCGTTCCGCACCATGGCGGCGAACCGCGTCACGTCCTCGATCGGACGGCGCTCACCGAGCCCGGAGGAGCGGTAGACCTCAAGGACCTCCTCCAGGTCCAGGTCGGCACCCTCCACACGCTCAATCTTCCAGGTCACGAAGTTGCTCCAATCGATCGAGAATCACGCCGTGGTTGACGAGGAAACGCTCAGGGCGCAGCTGGCCGATGTCCATGCCCTCCTGGCGCAGCGTGTCCCCGAAGTGCTCGCCGGTGGCGATCGTACGGTTCGCGGCGGCCTGGACCCCGCGGTAGGCCTTCTCCCGCTCCACCCCGTCCGCCAGCAGGTCGGCGAGGACCGCCGAGCTGTAGACGAGGCCGTCGGTACGGTCGATGCCCTCGCGCATCCGGTCCGGGAACACCTTGAGGTCACGGACGAGCTGGGTCGCCATGGTGGCCTGGAAGTGGCCCACCGCCAGAGCGTCCGGCAGGATCACCCGCTCCACCGACTGGTGCGCCAGATCGCGCTCGTGCCACAGCGCCACGTTCTCCAGGGCGGTGGCCGCGTAACCGCGCAGCAGCCGCGCCAGACCGTTCAGCCGCTCGCTCGTGGTCGGGTTCCGCTTGTGGGGCATGGCGCTGGAGCCCTGGTACGCGGAGGTGCGCTGCTCCTCCACCTCGCGGACCTCGGTGCGCTGCAACAGCCGCAGCTCCAGGGCGATCTGCTCGATGCTCGCGCCGAGCAGGGCGACCGCCTGGAGCAGCTGGGCGTGCCGGTCGCGGGCGACGACCTGGCTCGGCGCCGGCTCGACACCGAGCCCGAGCTCCTCGCAGACGTACGCCTCCACCGAGGGGTCGATCAGCGCGTACGTGCCGACCGAGCCGGAGATGGTGCCCACCGCCACGGCCTTGCGGGCCGCCTTGAGGCGGGTGAGCGAGCGGTCCACGGAGAAGGCGAACTGCGCCAGCTTGTGGCCGAACGACGTCGGCTCGGCGTGCACCCCGTGGGTGCGGCCGACGATCACGGTCTCCCAGTGCTCAAGGGCGCGCTCGACCAGGACCTTGCGCAGCTCCACCCCGGCCGCGAGGACCAGGTCGGTGGCGCGGGCCAGGTTGTAGCCGAGGGAGGTGTCGACGAGGTCGTAACTCGTCATGCCGAGGTGGACCCAGCGGGCCGACTCGTCGGGGATGCCCTCGCAGTAGGCGGCGAGGAACGAGAGCACTTCGTGGTCCCGCTCCCGCTCGATCTCCTGCACCCGCTCGGGAGTGGGGACCGAGGCCCGCCGCATGTCCTCGACGGCGTCCTCGGGCACCCGGCCCAGGCGCACCTGGGCCTCGGAGGCGAGGATCTCCACCCGGACCCAGGTCGCGTAGCGCGCCCGGTCCGAGAAGATGTCCGCCATCGCGGGCAGGGTATAGCGGGGAATCATATGGGCCAGCACCCCCAGGGTGAGCTTGTCGACAGGTGGTTCGGACGGGGCATCAGTAGGCCTCGAAGTATTCGCGCTGCTCCCACTCGGTGACCTGGCCCTCGGCCGGCCGCTCCTGGGCGCGCCAGGCCTCGAAGCGGGAGACCTCGCTCTCCTTGAGCTTGGCGAGCGTGGCGGCCAGCGGCTTGCCGAGCAACTCGGCGCCCTGACCGGCCCGGAAGGCCTCCAGAGCCTCGCCGAGGGACTGCGGCAGGGTCTCGTGCGCGTCCTCGCCGCCGGCAGGGCGCGGGGCCGCGCCCGGGGTGGCGGTGAGCCCGTCGAAGCCCGCGGAGAGCTGGGCCGCGATGGCGAGGTACGGGTTGGCGGTGGGCTCGCCGGTCCGGTTCTCGACGTGGGTCGCGGAGCCGCCGCCGACCACGCGGAGCATCACGCTGCGGTCCTCGTAGCTCCAGCCGATCCTGGTCGGCGAGAGCGAGAAGTCCGAGCTGAGGCGGCGGTAGCCGTTGACCGTGGGCACGGAGAGCAGACACAGGTCGCGGGCGCGGGCCAGCAGGCCGTCGATGTACGCCTTGCCCTGGTCCGAGATGCCGCCCTCGGCGGCCGCGAAGATGTTGCGGCCGGTCTTCGCGTCCATCACCGACTGGTGCAGGTGCCAGCCGCTCGGGTCGAAGCTGTCGACGCGCGGCAGCGACATGAAGGTGGCGTGGTAGCCCTGCCGCGTCGCGGTCTGCTTGACCATGGTGCGGAACAGCAGCATCGCGTCGGCGGTGTCCAGCGCGTGCATCGGGTTGAAGGTCGTCTCGATCTGGCCCGGGCCCGACTCGTGCTCGATCGACCGCAGCGGCAGGCCGAGTTCGAGCAGCTTGAGGGCGAGCGGGCTGGTGAAGTGGGCGACCGAGTCGTAGTTGGAGTCCAGGTTGAACTGGTAGCCCGAGTTCACCGCCTCGACCTCGGGAGCGGCGCCCTGGAGGCCGAAGCCGTTGCCCGCGTTTCCGGGGGGACCGGGCAGGCGCTTGGTCAGGTACCACTCGACCTCAAGGCCGAGGACCGGCGTCAGGTCGCGGGCCGCGTACCGGGCGATGACCTGGCGCAGCACATTGCGCGCGGAGAGCGGGTGCGGGGAGCCGTCGCGCAGGTACTCGTCGCCGAGCACCCAGGCGGTGCGCGGCCCCTCGTGCGGCAGTATCTGGAAGGTCAGCGGGTCCGGCACCAGGACGAAGCTGCCCGCGCCGGCGATCTCGTCGACGCCGACGCCCGGGTCGGAGAGGTAGTCGAGCGCGGCCGCGTGGCCGGTGTCGAAGATGAAGGGACCCGAGCTGAAGTCCATGCCGTTGCGCAGGACCGAGCGGAAGGCGTCGACGGTGAGCGTCTTGGAGCGGGCCAGACCGTGCGGGTCGCCGAAGACCAGGCGGACGAGGTCGACCTCGTCGAGCGACGCCTCGATCTGCTCGGCGGCGGCGGCCTGTTCATCGGTCCAGAGGCCGAACTCGGTGACGAACGCGGGGCGTCCGACACCGCCCGACTCGGAGAAGGGGCGGGACCACGACCGGGAGAACATGGTTTACAGGATCCTTTCGGTTACTCGGTCCGGTGCGGCCGGCAGGGGCCCGAGGTCCGCCTCAAGACGGCGTGCGGCTGACAGGACCAGATCGTCCGCCCCGAACGGGCCCACGAGTTGGAGCCCCACCGGGAGGCCGGAGCGGGTGAGCCCGGCCGGGAGGGAAACGGCCGGCTGGCCAGTCATATTGAAGGGATACGTGGCGGGTGTCCACGCCAGCCAGAGCAGGTCCTCCGGACGGCTGGCCCACTGCGGGCCGATCGCGTGGGGGTCGAACGGCTCGATGGGCACGGTGGCCATGGCTAGCAGGTCGTACCGGTCGAAGATCTCGTGCAGTCTGGTACGCAGCGTGAGCCGCACCTCCTCGGCCCGCATCACGGTCGCACCGCTGAGCGTGCGCCCGTGCCGGACGATCGCGAGGCGGCCCGGGTCGCACCACTCCTCGTCGGCGGGCGAGGTGGAGGCGGCGTCGCTGGCGGCGAGGATGTCGACCAGGGCCGGATACGGGTCGCGGAAGGGCACCTCGATCCGCTCGACGTGGTGGCCCTGCGCGCTGAGCGCGGGCAGCGCCTGCTCGCTGACCCGGCGGATCTCCGGCGAGGTGCCCGGGAACTCGATCCAGCCGATGCGCAACGAGCGCCGCTCGCCCGGCACTTCGACCGCGCCGATCAGCGAGTCGGGGTCGCCCGGGTGCCCGCCGGTGATCACCGAGGCGAGCTCGATGACGTCCGGCACGGTCCGCGCGATCGGCCCCTGGTGGGAGAGCCGGTCGGCGCAGGCGGGCACATAGGGCACCTTGGCGAACGACGGCTTGTAGCCGACGACCCCGCAGAACGCCGCGGGGATACGGATCGAGCCCGCGCCGTCGGTGCCGAGCGCCCCCGAGCCGAGGCCCGCCGCCACCGCTGCCGCGGCGCCGCCGCTGGAGCCGCCGGCGGAGAGCTCGGGGTCCCACGGGTTGCGGGTGGGTGGGGCCACCCGGCTCACCGTGGAGGCGCTCCAGCCGTACTCCGACGTCGTGGTCTTGCCGACCACGATGGCCCCGGCCGCTCGCAGCCGGGCGACCGAGGGCGCGTCCGCCCGGGCCCGCCGGTTCTCCAGGAGGGACCCGCGGGCGGTGGGCAGGTCCCCGGTCTGGATGAGGTCCTTCACCGAGACGGTGATCCCGAGCAGCGGCTGCCGCTCGAACGCCGCCCGGCCCAGCTCGCGGATCCGGGCGTCGGCCAGCTCGGCCTCGCGTACGGCCTCGTCGCCCGCGACCGAGACGAACGCCCCGAGCTCGATGTCGGTCTTCTGGATCGCGGTGAGGACCGACTGGACGTGCTCGGCCGCGGTGAGCTCGCCCCGGGCGAGGAGCTCGCGTATGTCACCGATGGAGGTCAACGGATCTCCTTGCAAGGACAGGTGGGACGCCGGTCACGACACCTGGTGCGGCTGCTTGGCGTTCGCCGCGGCGGCCTGGACCGACTTGAGGTGCCACTCGGAGTCGAAGGCGGTGACCTCGATGTCCTCGCCCTCGGCCACCAGTGAGGCGGCGGCGCTCATGGCGCTGGCGATGAACCCGGAGGTCCGGTGGGCGGCGAGCAGGTCGCTCTCGCCGAACGGCCTGCCGTCGCAGCGCAGCAGGCGCAGGTCCATGAACCCGTTGAACTTCTGGCCCATCACCTCGACCGACTGCGGGCTGCGGATGCTGAAGCGCACCTTCGACGCCACATGGCCGTGGTGGTGCTGGTCGGAGTAGAAGGCGACATCGGGGATGGTCGGCGGGATGAAGTGGTCCCGCTCCACCACGGCGGGCACCTTGGGCAGGTTTCCGGCGATGAAGTGCCAGGAGTTGTACTGCATGCGGGACGACATCGCCCAGGCGTTGTCGGCCAGTTGCAGCACCGAGTCCTCGTAGTGGCGCTTGGCGGCGGGGGCGGGCACCACGCAGCAGAAGAAGTCGGTGATGTCCCACTTGGTGATCTCGGTCCAGCTCTGCTCCCGCAGTGCGCGCATGAGTTCGGGTATGGAACGCATGCCCCGGCTCATCGCGAAGTCGGCCTCGAAGACGTCGGTCGCACCGGACACCGTCTCGTACACCAGGGCTTCGAGCCCGGTGTCGAACTCGCCGTGCGGGCGCGCGAGCCAGCCGGGAGACGCGGTGAGGCTCGCGCTCAGCTCCTCGAAGGTGGCGCCGGTGATCGGCAGCCGGTCGCGCAGCCGCGCGGTGAGGTCCGCCTCGCGCTGCTTCGACGCCTCGCCGTACGGCCCGGCCAGGCGCTCGATCTTGTGCATCAGCGCGCCGTGGATCTCGCGGTAGAGCTGGGCGTTGGGCAGGACGTGTCCGACGCGGCGCTCGCGCAGCGCCATGGCCATGGTGTTCAGCGCCTCGACCCGGTGCGTGGGGGCGGCCGGGACCGGCTCGCCGCCGGGCACCGCGTTGTAGTTCTGGCGCGTGCGCTCCAGCATGTACGCGAGGTGGTCCAGGGTGAGCTGGGTGCCGTTGGCCTCCTCGATCCGGCCGGCGCCCGCCGACCGCACGAGCAGGGTGAGGCAGACGACCAGCATCGCGTCGTGGTCGGACCAGCGCTCCATCTCGACGCCGAGCAGGCTGCTGAACGTCTCGCTCGGGTGGCCCGCCCACAGGGTCTTGCCGATGAGGTTGTTGCCCTCGCGGAAGTTGGTGTAGAGCTTCCCCTCCTGGTGGAGGACGAAGGGGGCGGTCCGCAGCGCGGACTCCCGCACCGTCTCCAGGAGTTCGTCGCGGGCCTGGGTGCCGAGCGCCGCCAGCCACTGGCGGCAGTCGACGACCTGGTCGGCGTAGCGGGCGGCCGCGCGGTTGACCTCGCTCTCGTAGTCGAGCAGGTCCTGCGCCGACCACGGCACGTCGATCACGCCGTCGACCAGGTTCTCCTCGTCGGCGAGCGAGCCCTGGGAGGGGACGCGGATGACGATGCGGCCGGTGGTGGTCAGACCCAGCTCGCCCAGGAACGCCGGGCGCTCCAAGGTGTCGCGCACCGGGGCGGGCAGGTTCTCCTCGCGCCACGAGATGCCGCAGAGCACCTTGAGCGCGGCCTCGTCCGCGGTGCGCAGCGCACGCAGCTGGACGTCGCCGGGTACGTGCCCGTCCAGGGTGAGCAGCGCGGTCACCGCGGCCCGCAGGTCGGGGGCCTCGACGGCGGTGTCCCAGGCGCGCTTGAGGAGGGTGGGGAAACCGGCCTCCTCGTCCTTGAGGCGGTCCGGCTTCGGCGTGGCGCCGGCCACCGCGCCCAGGCGGCTGGGCCGGCGGCTCTGCCGCTTCTTGGCGTTGATGGCCCGGCGCGAAGTGCCGTTGCGCTCAGCGAAACTCGTCATGACACACCCTCAG
Protein-coding sequences here:
- a CDS encoding response regulator transcription factor: MTRGGGMTQSSSEAVLEPHIPVQRGPGGPHLIEEGVSEAVRRVAGLSRGRRILVVDSDVDGAESLVCRLRRHGHEAIGVKSGSTALQAYEDVDLVLLDLELPDLDGLEVCRAIRSVSGIPVIIVTARGSELDCVLGLQAGADDYVVKPYGFRELMARIEAVMRRARFQPPVAREILHGRLRIDVSSREVSLDGREVGLTRKEFDLLCLLASHPDTVIPRKRLLQQVWGDSWSRRTVDTHVSSLRGKLGDSGWIITVRGVGFKLGNG
- a CDS encoding GNAT family N-acetyltransferase is translated as MTWKIERVEGADLDLEEVLEVYRSSGLGERRPIEDVTRFAAMVRNANLVVVARAEGRLIGIARSISDFSYATYLSDIAVSGDYQRSGIGRALIDATQKEAPQAKVILLSAPAAVDYYPHIGFNQHNSAWVLNP
- the purB gene encoding adenylosuccinate lyase, whose translation is MIPRYTLPAMADIFSDRARYATWVRVEILASEAQVRLGRVPEDAVEDMRRASVPTPERVQEIERERDHEVLSFLAAYCEGIPDESARWVHLGMTSYDLVDTSLGYNLARATDLVLAAGVELRKVLVERALEHWETVIVGRTHGVHAEPTSFGHKLAQFAFSVDRSLTRLKAARKAVAVGTISGSVGTYALIDPSVEAYVCEELGLGVEPAPSQVVARDRHAQLLQAVALLGASIEQIALELRLLQRTEVREVEEQRTSAYQGSSAMPHKRNPTTSERLNGLARLLRGYAATALENVALWHERDLAHQSVERVILPDALAVGHFQATMATQLVRDLKVFPDRMREGIDRTDGLVYSSAVLADLLADGVEREKAYRGVQAAANRTIATGEHFGDTLRQEGMDIGQLRPERFLVNHGVILDRLEQLRDLED
- a CDS encoding glutamine synthetase family protein, whose amino-acid sequence is MFSRSWSRPFSESGGVGRPAFVTEFGLWTDEQAAAAEQIEASLDEVDLVRLVFGDPHGLARSKTLTVDAFRSVLRNGMDFSSGPFIFDTGHAAALDYLSDPGVGVDEIAGAGSFVLVPDPLTFQILPHEGPRTAWVLGDEYLRDGSPHPLSARNVLRQVIARYAARDLTPVLGLEVEWYLTKRLPGPPGNAGNGFGLQGAAPEVEAVNSGYQFNLDSNYDSVAHFTSPLALKLLELGLPLRSIEHESGPGQIETTFNPMHALDTADAMLLFRTMVKQTATRQGYHATFMSLPRVDSFDPSGWHLHQSVMDAKTGRNIFAAAEGGISDQGKAYIDGLLARARDLCLLSVPTVNGYRRLSSDFSLSPTRIGWSYEDRSVMLRVVGGGSATHVENRTGEPTANPYLAIAAQLSAGFDGLTATPGAAPRPAGGEDAHETLPQSLGEALEAFRAGQGAELLGKPLAATLAKLKESEVSRFEAWRAQERPAEGQVTEWEQREYFEAY
- a CDS encoding amidase, with translation MTSIGDIRELLARGELTAAEHVQSVLTAIQKTDIELGAFVSVAGDEAVREAELADARIRELGRAAFERQPLLGITVSVKDLIQTGDLPTARGSLLENRRARADAPSVARLRAAGAIVVGKTTTSEYGWSASTVSRVAPPTRNPWDPELSAGGSSGGAAAAVAAGLGSGALGTDGAGSIRIPAAFCGVVGYKPSFAKVPYVPACADRLSHQGPIARTVPDVIELASVITGGHPGDPDSLIGAVEVPGERRSLRIGWIEFPGTSPEIRRVSEQALPALSAQGHHVERIEVPFRDPYPALVDILAASDAASTSPADEEWCDPGRLAIVRHGRTLSGATVMRAEEVRLTLRTRLHEIFDRYDLLAMATVPIEPFDPHAIGPQWASRPEDLLWLAWTPATYPFNMTGQPAVSLPAGLTRSGLPVGLQLVGPFGADDLVLSAARRLEADLGPLPAAPDRVTERIL